A genomic window from Chlorobium phaeobacteroides DSM 266 includes:
- the mscL gene encoding large conductance mechanosensitive channel protein MscL: MLKEFKDFAVRGNVVDMAVGIIIGAAFTTIINTLVNEVVMPPIGVLLGGVDFSDFYLLLKEGSKAAPYESLAAAKSAGAVTLSYGIFVNACISFLIVTFVMFLSVKGINRLRAKEDAAPDPAVRECPFCCSPVSVKAKRCPMCTSELK, from the coding sequence ATGCTTAAAGAGTTTAAAGATTTTGCCGTTCGCGGCAATGTTGTTGATATGGCCGTAGGTATCATTATCGGGGCAGCATTTACAACAATTATCAATACCCTTGTCAACGAAGTCGTGATGCCTCCCATAGGCGTTCTTCTTGGCGGGGTTGATTTTTCTGATTTTTATCTGCTTTTAAAAGAGGGGAGCAAGGCTGCGCCTTACGAATCGCTCGCTGCCGCAAAAAGCGCCGGAGCCGTTACGCTGAGTTACGGGATTTTTGTTAATGCCTGTATCAGTTTTTTAATAGTAACGTTCGTCATGTTCCTTTCGGTCAAGGGCATTAACAGGCTGAGAGCAAAAGAGGACGCTGCTCCTGATCCTGCGGTAAGGGAGTGTCCTTTCTGCTGCAGTCCTGTGTCCGTAAAAGCAAAACGCTGCCCGATGTGCACCTCTGAGCTCAAATGA
- a CDS encoding LL-diaminopimelate aminotransferase: MFDEIEFDKIKRLPKYVFAAVNELKMAERRAGEDVIDFSMGNPDGPTPQHIVDKLVESINKPRTHGYSVSKGIYKLRGAVGTWYKRKYNVDLDLDREVVATMGSKEGYVHLVQAITNPGDLAMVPDPCYPIHSQAFILAGGNVHRLKLELNEDYSLDEEGFFRNIETALRESSPKPKFLVVNFPNNPTTATVELSFYKKLVDIARDERFYIISDIAYAEITYDGYQTPSILQVPGAKDVAVESYTLSKTYNMAGWRVGFMVGNAKLIGALEKIKSWLDYGTFTPIQVASTIALTEDQSCVRQICEVYHKRRDVMVKSFSNAGWQVTAPKASMFIWARIPEPFRSAGSLEFSKKLLTEGKVAVSPGIGFGAYGDEYVRVAMIENEERIRQAARNIRKFLRDHDALPGDAPPFQS; encoded by the coding sequence ATGTTTGATGAAATTGAATTCGATAAAATCAAGCGACTTCCCAAGTACGTTTTTGCTGCCGTTAATGAGCTGAAAATGGCTGAACGGCGGGCAGGGGAGGATGTGATTGACTTTTCCATGGGAAATCCCGATGGTCCGACACCGCAGCATATCGTTGACAAGCTGGTCGAGAGCATCAACAAACCCAGAACGCACGGCTATTCGGTCTCGAAAGGCATATACAAACTTCGGGGCGCTGTGGGAACATGGTATAAGCGCAAATACAATGTTGATCTTGACCTCGATCGTGAGGTTGTTGCTACCATGGGCTCAAAAGAAGGCTATGTTCATCTTGTGCAGGCCATTACCAATCCCGGCGATCTTGCCATGGTTCCGGATCCCTGCTATCCTATACACTCTCAGGCATTTATCCTTGCAGGAGGCAACGTTCACCGGTTAAAATTAGAACTCAACGAGGACTATTCTCTTGATGAGGAGGGCTTTTTCAGAAATATTGAAACCGCACTAAGAGAATCTTCACCAAAGCCGAAATTCCTTGTTGTCAATTTCCCCAACAATCCCACGACGGCCACGGTAGAGCTCTCTTTTTATAAAAAGCTGGTTGACATCGCGCGTGACGAGCGTTTTTATATTATCAGCGATATTGCCTATGCGGAAATAACGTATGACGGTTATCAGACACCCTCGATTCTTCAGGTTCCCGGAGCAAAAGACGTGGCTGTTGAAAGCTACACGCTTTCAAAAACATACAACATGGCGGGCTGGAGAGTAGGTTTTATGGTAGGTAACGCCAAACTGATCGGCGCTCTCGAAAAAATCAAGAGCTGGCTTGATTATGGCACCTTTACGCCGATTCAGGTTGCTTCAACCATTGCCCTTACTGAAGATCAAAGTTGTGTCCGGCAAATCTGCGAGGTATACCACAAGCGGCGTGATGTTATGGTTAAAAGCTTTTCAAATGCCGGCTGGCAGGTAACGGCGCCGAAAGCAAGTATGTTCATCTGGGCAAGAATTCCTGAGCCCTTCCGCAGTGCGGGGAGTCTGGAATTCAGCAAAAAGCTGCTGACGGAAGGAAAAGTCGCGGTAAGTCCCGGTATCGGTTTTGGTGCTTATGGAGACGAATACGTTCGGGTAGCCATGATTGAAAATGAGGAGAGAATAAGACAGGCCGCAAGAAATATCAGGAAATTCCTCAGGGATCATGACGCGTTGCCGGGCGATGCGCCTCCGTTTCAGTCATAG
- a CDS encoding bifunctional ADP-dependent NAD(P)H-hydrate dehydratase/NAD(P)H-hydrate epimerase, which yields MLPVVTAIEMSKADKAAIEELRIGESRLMELAGSEAADIILKALEKNDNPEGCSFLVVCGKGNNGGDGFVVARHLLNRGATVDVVLLCPPETLKPVNREGYLILEAYRHHNEPLRIFHGIEEAIDSITETGYSALIDGILGTGLRITQAGEALPEPIASAITLLNTLRHNSDALIAALDVPSGLDATTGLSASPAVIADLTVTMAFLKTGFFFNEGPLHCGDLHTAEISIPRFIAEPVSTLLTDGEFAAEQFIMRNPAAAKHQNGKVLIIAGSISSTSSMIGAAMLAVKAALKTGAGYVCVSLPLTHAAAMHAFAPGAVVIGRDLDVIAEKARWADAVLIGCGLGRDSASVSFIADLLQRKEIAANKLVIDADALYALALPDLSSLSFGFSDAILTPHYGEMSRLSGFSVESIACDPLDTARTYAEKHRVNLLLKGYPTVIAAPSDPVLLNTTGTDALGTAGSGDILSGMIAALAAKGATTFNAGAAAAWFHGRAGDLAGTISSIVSAEDILEAIPSAIQEIFHIEE from the coding sequence ATGCTGCCTGTCGTAACGGCTATTGAGATGTCGAAGGCCGATAAAGCGGCCATTGAGGAACTCCGTATAGGTGAGAGTCGTCTCATGGAGCTTGCAGGCAGCGAAGCGGCCGATATCATTCTGAAGGCTCTCGAAAAAAACGATAATCCCGAAGGTTGCTCGTTTCTTGTGGTGTGCGGAAAAGGAAATAACGGCGGTGACGGTTTTGTTGTTGCCCGACACCTTCTTAACCGCGGCGCTACGGTAGACGTTGTGCTGCTTTGCCCCCCGGAAACCCTTAAGCCTGTCAACAGGGAGGGGTATCTGATCCTTGAGGCTTACAGGCATCATAATGAGCCTCTTCGGATTTTTCATGGCATTGAAGAAGCAATTGACAGCATAACTGAAACCGGTTATTCTGCGCTGATCGACGGCATTCTCGGTACAGGTCTTCGAATCACTCAGGCTGGCGAAGCACTGCCTGAACCGATCGCCTCTGCGATTACGCTGCTCAACACCCTTCGCCATAACTCGGACGCTCTCATAGCAGCTCTTGATGTTCCTTCAGGTCTGGATGCCACGACAGGGCTCTCTGCTTCGCCTGCTGTGATTGCAGACCTCACCGTAACCATGGCATTTCTGAAAACCGGTTTTTTTTTCAATGAGGGCCCCCTTCATTGCGGCGATCTTCATACTGCCGAAATATCAATACCCCGTTTTATTGCTGAACCGGTATCCACGCTTTTGACGGACGGGGAGTTCGCTGCCGAACAGTTCATCATGCGAAATCCCGCCGCGGCAAAACATCAAAACGGAAAAGTTCTGATTATTGCCGGGTCAATATCTTCAACATCTTCCATGATCGGGGCTGCAATGCTTGCTGTAAAAGCAGCATTAAAAACAGGTGCCGGCTACGTTTGCGTTTCACTGCCGCTGACGCATGCCGCTGCAATGCACGCATTTGCTCCCGGAGCTGTAGTTATCGGACGGGATCTTGACGTTATAGCAGAAAAAGCCCGATGGGCTGACGCTGTGCTGATAGGATGCGGACTTGGCAGGGATAGTGCATCCGTGAGCTTTATTGCCGATCTGCTTCAACGAAAGGAGATTGCCGCCAATAAACTTGTCATTGACGCCGACGCGCTCTATGCGCTCGCTTTACCGGATCTTTCGTCGTTATCGTTTGGGTTTTCCGATGCTATCCTGACACCGCATTACGGAGAGATGAGTCGACTGAGCGGCTTCTCGGTGGAAAGCATTGCCTGCGATCCTCTTGATACGGCAAGAACGTATGCTGAAAAACATCGGGTAAATCTGCTTCTGAAAGGATATCCAACTGTAATTGCAGCGCCTTCCGATCCGGTGCTCCTGAATACTACAGGCACAGATGCTCTGGGAACGGCCGGTTCGGGAGATATTCTTTCGGGAATGATTGCCGCCCTTGCCGCCAAAGGAGCAACAACCTTCAATGCCGGCGCTGCCGCTGCCTGGTTTCATGGAAGGGCCGGCGATCTTGCCGGAACCATATCAAGCATTGTTTCCGCTGAAGATATTCTCGAAGCGATCCCGTCTGCCATTCAGGAAATTTTTCATATAGAAGAATAA
- a CDS encoding DNA-3-methyladenine glycosylase family protein, whose product MFYRFIKCFDKQISISNSVFSGQSFMWNKLTTDSDYFYSLINNTVVFIKHISENTIEVYSSDNTIDGLVITDYITRYFTLDVDHDTCFPHDFQDYYPEVWRLIQPYLSTKILRQDPFSTMITFMCAQGIGMQLIRRQVELIAKNYGEEITVAFSGKQITLHRFPDPITLARADPEELRYCTNNNRVRAANIVLASKAVAEGRVDLAGLTDRTIPLALLQETLSGIQGIGYKIADCIALFGLGRFDAFPVDNHVRQYLATWFNMPQASRELSPRNYLLLQRGAQSIFNPDLAGYAGHILFHCWRKEARGMIRF is encoded by the coding sequence TTGTTTTACCGTTTCATAAAATGTTTTGACAAACAGATTAGTATCAGCAATTCAGTTTTCAGTGGTCAGTCTTTCATGTGGAATAAATTAACTACTGATTCTGATTATTTTTATTCATTAATCAACAATACCGTTGTGTTTATAAAGCACATATCAGAAAATACTATTGAGGTATATTCGTCAGATAATACGATAGACGGGCTTGTTATTACCGACTATATTACCAGATATTTTACGCTTGATGTCGATCATGACACGTGCTTTCCTCATGATTTTCAGGATTATTATCCTGAGGTATGGCGACTAATCCAACCCTATCTATCAACAAAAATTCTGCGACAGGACCCTTTTTCGACAATGATTACGTTTATGTGCGCTCAGGGAATAGGGATGCAGCTGATCAGAAGACAGGTCGAGTTAATTGCCAAAAATTATGGTGAAGAAATCACTGTTGCCTTTTCAGGTAAACAGATAACCCTTCACCGTTTTCCTGACCCGATTACGCTGGCACGTGCTGATCCTGAAGAACTCCGGTACTGTACGAACAATAACCGTGTAAGGGCGGCAAATATCGTTCTTGCTTCGAAAGCGGTGGCAGAGGGAAGGGTTGATCTTGCCGGTCTTACAGACAGGACAATTCCGCTTGCTCTCCTACAGGAAACTCTGTCCGGTATTCAAGGGATCGGGTACAAAATTGCCGACTGTATTGCTCTGTTTGGTCTGGGACGTTTTGATGCATTTCCGGTCGATAATCATGTCAGGCAGTATCTTGCAACATGGTTTAATATGCCGCAAGCATCCAGGGAATTAAGCCCGCGCAATTATCTTCTTTTGCAACGCGGAGCACAAAGCATTTTTAATCCGGATCTTGCAGGTTATGCTGGTCATATTCTTTTTCACTGCTGGAGAAAAGAAGCTCGTGGTATGATCCGTTTTTAG
- the purL gene encoding phosphoribosylformylglycinamidine synthase subunit PurL produces the protein MKHTEPDVTLALAAEHGLSAEEYEKILGILGRTPSFTELGIFSVMWSEHCSYKNSIAVLKTLPREGGALLTEAGEENAGLVDIGDNLAVAFKIESHNHPSAVEPYQGAATGVGGIHRDIFTMGARPVASLNSLRFGSPKDSRVRYLVDGVVRGIGDYGNSFGVPTVGGEIYFEECYTGNPLVNAMSVGLVEHHKTVSATAMGEGNPVLIVGSSTGRDGIHGATFASEDLSEASEDKRPSVQVGDPFAEKLLLEATLEAIATGYVVGLQDMGAAGITSSTSEMSARGIEKTGSGGIEIDLDLVPIREEGMTAYEIMLSESQERMLIVALKGYEHKIIEVYQKWDVQAVVIGKVTADGLLRVKQHGETVAEIPSLTLVLGGGAPVYQREAIEKIPMTEKAKLEADQTLDMHALALNLLSRPSIASKQWVYRQYDSMVQTNTLTPVGVTDAAVIRIKGSKKGLAMKTDCNSRYVYLNPETGGKIAVAECARNIACTGARPLAITNCLNFGNPYKPEVYFQFKASVEGMGAACRAFNTPVTGGNVSFYNETTIGGGRTAIYPTPTIGMIGLLDDISSCVGSTFRFVGDAILLLGDPELTLDGSEYLVMQYGTPGIDSPSVDLQHEKNLQELLISLAAKKLVHSAHDVSDGGLFTALAEKAIMKKDAPLGFAVNLEDVGSSDYRIQEHLFSEAQGRVLISIPPENAKQVIETANACNVPVRVIGKVVASDITIAVNGRNILRFSTEELLEAYYDALEQALHLDEL, from the coding sequence ATGAAACACACCGAACCTGACGTTACTCTTGCTCTTGCAGCCGAACATGGCCTTTCGGCTGAAGAGTATGAAAAGATACTTGGTATTCTGGGACGTACTCCGTCATTTACCGAACTCGGCATATTTTCGGTAATGTGGTCTGAACACTGCAGCTACAAAAACTCGATTGCTGTTCTCAAAACACTGCCAAGAGAGGGTGGCGCTCTGCTTACCGAGGCTGGCGAGGAGAATGCCGGGCTTGTTGATATCGGCGACAACCTTGCTGTGGCTTTCAAGATCGAGTCCCATAATCACCCTTCGGCAGTTGAACCTTATCAGGGAGCCGCCACCGGCGTCGGTGGTATCCATCGCGATATTTTTACCATGGGTGCACGTCCTGTTGCCTCATTGAATTCACTTCGTTTCGGCTCGCCCAAAGACTCTCGCGTTCGTTATCTGGTTGACGGTGTTGTTCGTGGTATTGGTGATTATGGCAACTCGTTTGGCGTGCCTACCGTTGGCGGAGAGATATATTTCGAGGAGTGTTATACAGGAAATCCCCTGGTCAATGCAATGTCTGTCGGTCTTGTAGAGCATCATAAAACGGTTAGCGCTACGGCAATGGGTGAAGGAAACCCGGTGCTTATTGTTGGTTCTTCAACGGGGCGGGATGGCATTCACGGAGCGACCTTTGCTTCTGAAGATCTCAGTGAGGCTTCAGAAGACAAGCGGCCCAGCGTACAGGTTGGCGATCCGTTTGCCGAAAAACTTCTTCTCGAAGCAACCCTTGAGGCTATTGCAACGGGTTATGTTGTCGGCCTGCAGGATATGGGTGCCGCTGGAATTACAAGCTCTACCTCTGAAATGAGCGCAAGAGGAATAGAAAAAACCGGTTCAGGAGGAATAGAGATCGATCTTGATCTGGTACCTATCAGAGAGGAGGGCATGACTGCTTATGAAATCATGCTTTCTGAATCCCAGGAGCGCATGCTTATTGTCGCTCTCAAAGGATATGAACATAAAATTATCGAGGTTTACCAGAAATGGGATGTGCAGGCCGTTGTTATCGGAAAGGTTACCGCTGACGGACTCCTTCGTGTAAAACAGCACGGCGAAACGGTAGCGGAAATCCCCTCGCTTACGCTTGTTCTTGGCGGCGGAGCCCCTGTCTATCAGAGGGAAGCGATCGAGAAAATACCGATGACCGAAAAAGCAAAGCTTGAAGCCGACCAAACCCTTGATATGCACGCTCTTGCGCTCAACCTGCTTTCCCGACCAAGCATTGCAAGCAAGCAGTGGGTATATCGGCAGTATGACTCTATGGTTCAGACCAATACGCTGACTCCTGTTGGCGTTACCGATGCCGCCGTGATCCGCATCAAAGGATCAAAAAAAGGGCTTGCCATGAAAACCGACTGTAACTCCCGTTATGTGTATCTGAATCCTGAAACAGGCGGAAAAATTGCCGTTGCCGAATGTGCTCGAAACATCGCCTGTACCGGAGCCCGTCCGCTTGCCATTACCAACTGTCTTAATTTCGGCAATCCCTATAAACCAGAGGTTTATTTTCAGTTCAAGGCATCAGTTGAGGGGATGGGCGCAGCATGCCGCGCGTTCAATACGCCGGTTACTGGCGGCAATGTCAGTTTTTATAATGAAACAACAATAGGCGGAGGAAGAACTGCTATCTACCCTACCCCGACGATCGGCATGATCGGCCTTCTTGACGATATCTCGTCCTGTGTTGGATCTACATTCCGGTTTGTCGGAGATGCTATTCTGCTGCTCGGTGATCCTGAACTTACCCTTGACGGATCGGAATATCTTGTTATGCAGTATGGTACTCCCGGTATTGACTCTCCATCCGTCGATCTGCAGCATGAAAAAAACCTTCAGGAACTCCTGATCTCTCTTGCTGCAAAAAAACTTGTTCATTCCGCTCATGACGTTTCTGATGGCGGGTTGTTTACCGCTCTTGCTGAAAAAGCAATCATGAAAAAAGATGCTCCGCTCGGCTTTGCCGTGAACCTTGAAGATGTCGGTTCGAGTGATTATCGAATTCAGGAACATCTGTTCTCGGAAGCGCAGGGTCGCGTACTGATCAGTATACCGCCAGAAAACGCCAAACAGGTCATTGAAACCGCAAACGCCTGCAATGTTCCTGTTCGGGTTATCGGAAAAGTCGTCGCATCGGATATTACCATTGCCGTCAATGGTCGAAACATCTTGCGTTTTTCGACTGAAGAGTTGCTTGAAGCCTACTATGATGCGCTTGAGCAGGCACTTCATCTCGATGAACTGTAA
- a CDS encoding DUF4405 domain-containing protein, with product MKKTFSWRVFISFGLFIAFFMLLISGVILYISPPGRVANWTDWRMIGLTKTGWQNQHIIFGFAFALLSVFHLFFINWKSFLSYLKSKTTEGLKKPLELFTILLLSLLFGFGTSFKIQPFSTIINFGKGVSNSWESKEQQAPVPHAELMTLTELSKQPGLGGDPEALKKTLENAGIVVSSLDLTLADIAEANNMPAKKVFELLVPAESGKKQLPTQGLGQKTLQQIADDAGVSAVSLQLALKQKGIETETGTPLKTIALNNNIEMSELRKILETMISR from the coding sequence ATGAAAAAAACTTTCAGTTGGCGTGTTTTTATAAGTTTCGGGCTGTTTATTGCGTTTTTTATGCTTCTTATTTCGGGTGTCATTCTCTATATCTCTCCTCCCGGAAGAGTTGCCAACTGGACAGATTGGCGCATGATAGGCCTGACGAAAACAGGATGGCAAAATCAGCACATCATTTTCGGTTTCGCTTTTGCTCTTCTTTCGGTCTTTCATCTTTTCTTCATTAACTGGAAATCTTTCCTCTCATATCTGAAATCAAAAACGACCGAGGGGCTGAAAAAACCTCTGGAGCTCTTTACCATTCTTTTGCTTTCGTTGCTTTTCGGCTTCGGAACATCGTTCAAAATCCAGCCTTTTTCGACAATTATCAATTTCGGCAAAGGCGTTTCCAACTCCTGGGAAAGTAAAGAACAGCAAGCGCCGGTGCCTCATGCTGAACTCATGACACTTACTGAGCTGTCAAAGCAGCCTGGTCTTGGAGGCGATCCCGAGGCATTAAAAAAAACGCTTGAAAATGCAGGAATAGTGGTAAGCTCTCTCGATTTGACGCTTGCTGATATAGCCGAGGCAAACAACATGCCCGCCAAAAAAGTCTTTGAACTTCTCGTTCCGGCTGAATCAGGCAAAAAGCAACTGCCAACGCAGGGACTTGGGCAGAAAACCCTGCAACAGATAGCTGATGATGCCGGAGTATCGGCAGTCTCACTTCAGCTTGCCCTTAAGCAGAAGGGGATCGAAACGGAAACCGGAACACCCCTTAAAACGATTGCTCTCAACAATAACATTGAGATGAGCGAGCTGCGAAAGATTCTTGAGACAATGATAAGCAGGTAA
- the secA gene encoding preprotein translocase subunit SecA — protein sequence MLKIFEKVFGSKHDKDIKRIQPTIQRINEIQASFQSLSDEALREKGSLLRQQVRSRLLPLEQQKKELALKLENPDILPADADNINASLDALGEEYDKVTALALEESLPDVFALVKETCRRLKGHNYQVMGREMIWDMVPYDVQLIGGIVLHSGKITEMATGEGKTLVSTLPVFLNALTGRGVHVVTVNDYLAQRDKEWMNPVFAFHGLTVGVILNTMRPEERKRQYLCDVTYGTNNEFGFDYLRDNMAGTVEEMVQRDFYFAIVDEVDSVLIDEARTPLIISGPVPNADNSKFQEIKPWIEHLVRSQQQLVASCLVEAEKLLKTKPNDFQAGLALLRVKRGQPKNSRYIKMLSQQGIAKLVQSTENEYLKDNASQMHEVDDELYFAVDEKAGTIDLTDKGRAFLSKLSHQDTDLFLLPDVGTEIAAIEGSSSFSTAEKIKQKDAVYRLFADRSERLHNISQLLKAYSLFERDDEYVVQDGKVMIVDEFTGRILSGRRYSDGLHQAIEAKENVRIEGETQTMATITIQNFFRQYHKLAGMTGTAETEASEFYEIYKLDVVVIPTNKPVVRKDMDDLVYKTRREKYNAVVLKVEELQKKGQPVLVGTASVEVSETLSRMLRAKRIVHNVLNAKQNDREAEVVAEAGQRSAVTIATNMAGRGTDIKLGEGVRELGGLYILGSERHESRRIDRQLRGRAGRQGDPGESVFFVSLEDELMRLFGSERVISVMDKLGHEEGDVIEHSMITKSIERAQKKVEEQNFSIRKRLLEYDDVLNQQRDVIYTRRRNGLQKDRLRSDIFDLLEDYCDVVVKKYQKGADGMALEEQVLRELSVEFRPEKAEFNDDTVGGVADKLFNAAHDFYLRKEREVPEDIMRQIEKYAVLSVIDKKWRDHLREIDSLREGINLRAYGQKDPLLEYKQEAFRLFVELLREIELETLSLAFKLFPITPEEAHDIEVRQKKEALRTEKLVAQHEEAGSILSHESDVPSGTAAQQPIKADVKPGRNDLCPCGSGKKYKNCHGQQQP from the coding sequence ATGTTAAAAATCTTTGAAAAGGTATTCGGTTCAAAGCACGATAAAGATATTAAGAGAATCCAGCCGACCATACAGCGGATTAATGAAATACAGGCCTCGTTTCAGTCGCTTTCCGACGAGGCTCTGCGCGAAAAGGGTTCTCTGCTCCGTCAGCAAGTACGATCCCGGCTTCTGCCTTTAGAGCAGCAGAAAAAAGAGCTCGCCCTGAAACTTGAAAATCCCGACATCCTGCCTGCTGATGCGGATAACATCAATGCTTCGCTTGATGCTCTCGGTGAAGAGTATGATAAAGTTACGGCCCTGGCGCTTGAGGAGTCGCTGCCTGATGTTTTTGCTCTGGTCAAGGAGACCTGTCGTCGTCTCAAGGGCCACAACTATCAGGTTATGGGCCGTGAAATGATCTGGGATATGGTGCCCTACGATGTTCAGCTTATTGGCGGCATCGTGCTCCATTCCGGCAAAATAACCGAAATGGCTACCGGCGAGGGAAAAACTCTCGTCTCAACCCTTCCCGTTTTTCTCAACGCTCTCACCGGAAGAGGGGTTCATGTCGTGACGGTGAACGACTATCTTGCCCAGCGCGACAAGGAGTGGATGAATCCTGTATTTGCCTTTCACGGACTCACTGTAGGGGTTATCCTCAACACCATGCGGCCTGAAGAGCGCAAGCGGCAGTACCTTTGCGATGTTACCTACGGTACCAATAATGAGTTCGGTTTTGATTACCTCCGGGACAATATGGCCGGAACAGTCGAGGAAATGGTTCAGCGGGACTTTTATTTCGCTATCGTTGATGAGGTTGACAGCGTGTTGATCGATGAAGCAAGAACACCGCTTATTATTTCAGGACCGGTACCTAATGCTGATAACAGCAAGTTTCAGGAGATCAAACCCTGGATTGAACATCTTGTCCGTTCTCAGCAGCAACTGGTAGCGTCCTGCCTTGTTGAGGCGGAAAAGCTTCTGAAAACAAAACCGAACGATTTTCAGGCAGGACTTGCTTTGCTCCGGGTAAAACGCGGACAGCCGAAAAACAGCCGATATATCAAAATGCTCTCGCAACAGGGCATTGCAAAACTGGTACAGAGTACGGAAAACGAGTATCTCAAAGACAATGCAAGCCAGATGCATGAGGTTGATGACGAGCTGTATTTTGCGGTTGATGAAAAAGCCGGCACTATAGATTTAACCGATAAAGGGAGAGCGTTTTTAAGCAAACTGAGTCATCAGGACACTGATTTGTTTCTTCTTCCCGATGTAGGTACTGAAATTGCCGCCATTGAAGGGTCTTCGTCTTTTTCGACTGCGGAAAAGATCAAACAGAAAGATGCGGTTTATCGCCTGTTTGCAGACCGCTCTGAACGGTTGCATAATATCAGCCAGCTTCTCAAAGCCTACTCGCTCTTTGAGCGTGACGACGAGTATGTTGTTCAGGACGGCAAGGTGATGATTGTTGATGAATTTACCGGTCGCATTCTTTCCGGACGTCGTTACAGCGATGGATTGCATCAGGCTATCGAAGCCAAGGAAAATGTCAGGATTGAAGGCGAAACGCAGACAATGGCAACCATCACCATTCAAAACTTTTTTCGACAGTACCACAAACTTGCAGGTATGACCGGTACGGCCGAAACTGAAGCATCGGAATTTTATGAGATTTACAAGCTCGATGTTGTCGTAATTCCGACAAACAAGCCTGTTGTTCGAAAAGACATGGATGATCTTGTCTACAAGACCCGTCGGGAAAAGTATAACGCCGTTGTTCTGAAAGTTGAGGAACTCCAGAAAAAGGGGCAGCCGGTGCTTGTTGGAACTGCAAGTGTTGAGGTATCGGAAACCCTGTCAAGAATGCTCAGGGCAAAACGGATTGTCCATAACGTGCTTAATGCGAAACAAAATGACCGGGAGGCGGAGGTTGTTGCTGAAGCCGGACAGCGTTCAGCGGTGACCATTGCCACCAACATGGCTGGTCGAGGTACCGATATCAAGCTCGGAGAAGGCGTTCGCGAACTTGGAGGACTTTATATTCTCGGTTCAGAGCGACACGAATCGCGTCGTATTGACCGTCAGCTTCGGGGACGGGCCGGTCGTCAGGGCGACCCTGGAGAGTCGGTGTTTTTTGTTTCGCTGGAGGATGAACTCATGCGGCTTTTTGGATCTGAGCGGGTTATTTCGGTCATGGACAAGCTTGGCCATGAAGAGGGCGATGTTATTGAACACTCCATGATCACCAAGTCTATTGAACGGGCGCAGAAAAAAGTTGAGGAGCAGAACTTTTCTATTCGAAAGCGTCTGCTTGAATACGATGACGTTTTGAACCAGCAGCGCGATGTGATTTACACCCGTCGCAGAAATGGCTTACAGAAAGATCGGCTGCGAAGCGATATTTTTGATCTGCTTGAAGATTATTGTGACGTTGTGGTTAAAAAATATCAGAAAGGTGCTGATGGTATGGCTCTCGAAGAGCAGGTGCTTCGTGAACTGTCGGTAGAATTCAGACCCGAGAAAGCCGAGTTCAATGACGATACTGTCGGAGGAGTCGCTGACAAACTCTTTAATGCCGCACACGACTTCTACCTTCGAAAAGAACGTGAGGTACCTGAAGATATCATGCGACAGATCGAAAAATATGCGGTACTCAGCGTTATCGACAAGAAATGGCGCGATCATCTTCGTGAAATTGATTCCCTCAGGGAGGGAATCAATCTCCGGGCTTATGGTCAGAAAGATCCCCTTCTTGAGTACAAACAGGAAGCTTTCAGGCTTTTTGTTGAACTTTTGCGTGAAATTGAGCTTGAAACCCTCTCGCTCGCCTTCAAGCTGTTTCCGATAACTCCTGAAGAAGCGCATGACATTGAGGTTCGCCAGAAAAAAGAGGCTTTACGCACCGAAAAACTTGTCGCACAACATGAAGAGGCCGGGAGTATTTTAAGCCACGAATCGGATGTTCCTTCCGGAACTGCCGCCCAGCAGCCGATAAAAGCGGATGTGAAACCCGGAAGAAATGACCTTTGCCCCTGCGGCAGCGGAAAGAAGTATAAAAACTGTCATGGCCAGCAGCAGCCCTGA
- a CDS encoding c-type cytochrome, producing the protein MKLSFILVAGIALLFNSFEQAAASSPDGKAIYNRECSVCHSVNPPPKSAPPLLSLSAQYHRVFKTKAAGVNAIASFLKLPNKKNAVDQNAISKFGLMPVLSLTDAERRTVSEWVWDQYNSSMRMGRGTGSGKGQGRLNP; encoded by the coding sequence ATGAAACTATCATTTATTCTTGTGGCCGGAATTGCGTTACTCTTTAATTCCTTCGAACAGGCAGCAGCCAGTTCTCCGGACGGGAAGGCCATTTATAACCGCGAGTGCAGCGTTTGCCACTCTGTTAATCCTCCACCTAAATCAGCACCACCTCTGCTTTCTCTCTCTGCACAATATCATCGTGTATTCAAAACAAAAGCGGCCGGTGTTAACGCGATTGCCTCATTTTTGAAATTGCCGAACAAAAAAAATGCCGTTGATCAAAATGCCATCAGTAAATTTGGTCTTATGCCGGTATTATCGCTTACTGATGCAGAACGGCGCACTGTATCAGAATGGGTTTGGGATCAATATAATTCCAGTATGCGCATGGGGCGTGGAACAGGTTCCGGAAAAGGGCAGGGACGACTCAATCCATAA